The genomic window GCTCAGTTGTAGTAGCAGCATGATTGGAAGTTCTTACCTGTACAGGGGCCATACTGCCAGCTGAGGTCAAATTGCTTTAGTGTCTCCAGCTGGTCTGGATGTGCAGCATCTTGGACTGCCTGGACTATCACTGTGTCTGGGACTGTCACTGTGTCTGATCAGAGAGAAATGGATGATTATCACCGCATTATGGAGAGCCCTTGTATGAAATGAGTGTGCAGGAAAGGGTTAACATAATTCTTTACCCAACACCATTACATTAGTTATCTCTGGCTTGCTCTACAACCCATACAACCctgcctgtgttgttgtttttttaccatcTCTTCACTCACACTTCGATCTCATGTAAATATGAACACACACTAACTGAAGGAAACAACACTAACATAATTAATCCATTGCTCATTAAGAATGCTCCTCTTCTGCAGAGGGTCCCCCACCTTTTGGGAGTATATGTTTCATATAATTTTACTTCCTGCTAAATGATTTTTCAAATACTTCACTTTCACAGCAATCCTGTGCAACAATTCATCACCACTGTACTATAGCAACTTGCTAGCTAAGCTAGTGGCACGCCTATTACTGATTAACCCTTACTTGCATAACCGTGGTATTCGAGTTACGTGCAGATCCAAGAAACAACCTAGGAGACGACCAAAGCAAGACCATGCAGGGAAAGAGTTTGCAAGAACTGATGTCTTGCAAATCTCAAAAGAAGGGCCACTCCAATGGCCATCCATCTACTCCCCACCTAAAGCTGCTGAGTTTTCACCCTTTCCCCCCGTTCAGATTATCTACCTACTGGTAGCAGAGgtatcaccttgtcgtggtgagtgggcttgcacatgcctatgacccttgtgagcgaagccgtcGGGAGTCTCGTACTCCCAacagggtcacccaaggtggtaaggtcaaaggggaggagctagacaaagaatgatgcAAGAAGTCCTCAACGACAGAGCAGGCGGAAGATAACAAGTGGCATGTTACAaaggctgtgaaggcagatgaaggctgcagcagataagattcTACTGGTCGTTGTGAtactcatgccattggaatagagccttactgcgaagactgtgctttggtcagcgtgcactgatctacatacatgaaacaaattcacgcacatgcatcttccaaaaacccatacCAAACCCAAACCCATAAAACTCCCATGGTGATCAGCAAATGGtaacggtgtctccgaaattttttacacatcacttgggaagacaggtgaactaatgccagtgtactggaagaagcaatgatcaccagtgttgaggcaatgattcttcagcatcaactatgttggactggtcatattgtgcggatgcctgactatcgtcttccaaagcagctactctattctgaactttaaaatggaaagcgtaatgctggtggtcaacaaaagatttttaaaaactccttcaaggcaaatttttaaaaatgtagtataaaaactgacaattgggaaacactggcctgtgagtgctccaattggagaacagccttcaccgaAGGTGTCATGAACTTTGAAGATGCTCTAACTCAAagggtttggcaaaccctcaccatgatcaattcccgcctagaaacctatgtccccactatggaaggacgtgtggatccagaattggcctccacagtcacttatggactcactgttaagatcatGTTCATGacagacaatcttactcagctacgagagatcgccaaaggaggaggagaatgatcTACGGGAGCACGACCAAATTGGTTGCACTGGGCACGGAGTCTTGGGGGTGCCGCAGGGAACGCTGAAAGTATGATTTAGAATGAAGTGAGAGAGGTGAAGGGTGTTGGATTTTGGTGTTGCACCAGGTCCTGCTGAAATTCACACATCCCTTCCTAGCAATACTCACCATGGagtgggctctgagccttctttgtTTCCTTACTgtctcttttcctcttcttcaccACTTGGAAGGAGTCTGTGATTAGCCGTTTCCTGCCCATGGTTCCATGTGGCAGTGGTCACAGAGCATTAACAGGCTGCTCTGAACAAGGAGCTGAGGAGAAGCAAAGACTGTTAGACAAGCTGCTGACTAGGACCTTCTATCTCCAAACCTACTCCAAACCCACCTACCAGTCAAAATGACTTCATTTCTGGAGAGAGAAAACCCGCAAAAAGGTGTCTGGACTCTCCTAGCTGGTGAACTTCTCCCATGTGGAAGCTCTTTGCCTCCAAACATTAAAGAGCTTAATTTTATGTAAAGGAGAAGGAAGTATATTCTGTGCATGGTTAGAGACCCTATGCTCTTTATAAATGCCTTTGCATTTTCCAGGACTGTGTGTTGACACTGAAAAATTCTCAGCCTGACTCCAAGGCAGGGCAAAGTCCTCTCCCTGAGCGGGAGGCTGTTCCTCTGTCAAGACGTGCGACAGAATCCCTTGCGGTCCCCATCCTCGACTCTGCTTCCTCCTGCAGCCATCAAAGCAATGCACGACTTGGCCCTCTCCTCATCCAGACCTCGAGAACAGACTCCCCTGTTCCTGCTCCTCTAATCACTAGTTACTCTCCCCCACTCACACCCAAGAATCCAAGAGGCCCCCGGAGATCAAAACGATCCCCTTCCTCTAACCCCCCTGAACAAATAGATGTATCACCCTCATGTTCCTTCTATAGTAGCCGCGTTCCAGATTTTGGCCCCTTCCCTTCCAGACGACCCCCCGCAGCCTTTTCGAGTCGCCCCCTGGAGTTCCTTCCCCTAATGCCCAAACGCGGAAGGACAGGGAGGGTCTCTCTCCTCCTGTCACCCCGGAAAAACGGCTCCGCAAGATCTCTAGAAGCAGCTGCGTCCTTACCAGGAGCTGCGCCGGGGGCTGtcggtgctcccccccccaaatatctcTTGGGAGCGATGCGAGGACTGCGGGGTGGGAACTGCTGCTGGCACGAACAGCTCCCGATTCTCCGCCCCCCGGAGCCGCTCTGGGTCTCCCCGGAGCAGCCGCTTGTTTTTACACGGATCGGCCAATGGCAGCGCTGCTTTCGCTTTGCGTtcaaggcggcggcggcggcggaagcGCCCCTGGCGGCCAACCCGGGGAAGGACGGCGGCTTAAGGCGTCGCAGGTGGCACCTCTTGCTCTTCGTGGCCCCGCGATTCTCCCAGCTGTTTCCTGCGCTCCCCGCACTCCACCCCCAGCCCCACGCCACATCCATGCTCTCTCTTCCTTTTGCTCGAGAGATTTTGCCTCGATCAGAGGAGCAGAAGCCACAGAATCGCCAGAGACGCCTGCCGATTAATAGTAAGACACGGGACATGTCCGGGCTAAAACGCTGATCCGGAGCCAGACCAAGAAATGAGCGGGGAGTCTAAACGAGGAAACGTCGCCATAGCAACTTGCCTGCTGCGCTAGCTTAGCAGCTGTTTGGGTAAGGCGTGGGGAAcctaaacagaaaataaatgctttacctggagagagaaaaattccCAAAAGAGCAGGTTCCTCTTCTCCAGCAGCAGTGGTCCTCTCCCTTACAGCTCCCTCGATCCCTGCTCCTCCGCGATCTCCTTCAGCACCACCTGGTGGGAGCGGCTGCAGCTGGCAGAAGCTTCCACTCATCTCCCGTTCTTTGGAAGCAGACCCGCCTCTTTTTCATTCGGAGAATCGGCCGATTACTCTTATCATCCGGATCACATCCCACTGGGCCTGCGGCTGCAACCCAAGAAACAATTTTGTGGAGTGAATGAACCATTCAGTATAACATATACATAACAACACTACAATCCCTCGCTCCCCGAAGCAAAGTACCCCTTAGACCAAGCTGCAGAAGACATACACAGTGGGTGGGTGTTCAGCTTTGGTTTCTCTTTCCTAATCTGCTTTTATCAACAGGAAGACCACAACTGAGTAGCTGAAAGCATGGTGGAGCATCAGTAGCTCACATAAGACCATGTTTTTCTTGTCTATCTGGAGCACTGAGCTGTTACTCCTATAAGTTCAGGAGCTGTGCCTTCTTGCACGTGTGTTAAATCCTAAtttcaggctgtgtacacacaccaaCGTTTAAAGCATATTCACACATACAgtaccaagaatcctgggaactgtagtttacacatTGCAAATTTTGCTCAATATATTGTTGTGCATAGCATACAACATTTGAgcagaataataaaatacaaagttGACAGAAgaatggaagacagaagaatgCATAGCTTTGGAAACTGCTGTGCATAAACAACAGTTTAAATTGCCAAATATGTTTTGTCCGGTTTTTCATCAGTGACAAATACTGATAAATCAATGTAGAGTACACAGTGAGATAATCCCTGTAGTTCTGTTAGACTTGTTACAGAATGATTAAACCAATGGATGAACCCTCTTCTGAGTCCAACCTTCATACGCATGCACAAGCACGCTAATACTCGA from Lacerta agilis isolate rLacAgi1 chromosome 1, rLacAgi1.pri, whole genome shotgun sequence includes these protein-coding regions:
- the POLD4 gene encoding DNA polymerase delta subunit 4 isoform X2, coding for MGRKRLITDSFQVVKKRKRDSKETKKAQSPLHDTVIVQAVQDAAHPDQLETLKQFDLSWQYGPCTGITRLQRWERAELLGLHPPAMVRELLEKHNKDPLVTYSLWHGYCL
- the POLD4 gene encoding DNA polymerase delta subunit 4 isoform X1, with translation MGRKRLITDSFQVVKKRKRDSKETKKAQSPLHDTVTVPDTVIVQAVQDAAHPDQLETLKQFDLSWQYGPCTGITRLQRWERAELLGLHPPAMVRELLEKHNKDPLVTYSLWHGYCL